One stretch of Oncorhynchus keta strain PuntledgeMale-10-30-2019 chromosome 18, Oket_V2, whole genome shotgun sequence DNA includes these proteins:
- the LOC127909042 gene encoding uncharacterized protein LOC127909042, which yields MATTANSPTLLPVPPRYSRHPRLLPVPELQAPTLLQAPTLLQAPTLLQAPTLLGHPRLLPSPRRYPGPRLLPSPDATPGPQRYSRHPDATPGPDATPVIPTSTSRPRRYSSHPTLLQAPDATPVTRYSRPRRYPRHPDGTPVTTPSPRRYSPTLLPRYSRQIEVLLSPRGYSRPQVKLPAPTVLPAPTLYISPNATLDGPVTPFTPGPDGKLPAPGTPGPDATPVTPTLLPSPRRYSRHYSQPPTLLPDATPGPHATPDAPGPDATPGPRRYSRPPTLLQAPTLLPSPRRYSRPRRYSRHPDVLQSPRRYSRPRRYSRPPTLLPSPRRYSRHYSQPPTLLPNATPRRYSRHPDGTPVTPTVLPAPDGTPGPRRYSRHPDGTPVTTPSPRRYSPTLLPVPDATPRRYSRPPTLLPAPDATPGPDATPRRYSRSPTLLPAPDTTPRRYSRPSTLLPPHATPRHYSRPPTGHTTPGTRHYSRPPTRHTIPGPGHYSRPPDTTPSPRHGTLLPAPTLLPAPTLLPAPDTAHYSRPPDTTPGPPDTTPGPRHGTLLPAPDTTTPAPDTTPGPDTAHYSQPPDTTPSPRHYSRLLPASRHYS from the exons atggcgacCACA GCAAACAGCCCCACGCTACTCCCGGTCCCCCCACGCTACTCCCGTCACCCCAGGCTACTCCCGGTCCCCGAACTCCAGGCCCCGACGCTACTCCAGGCCCCGACGCTACTCCAGGCCCCGACGCTACTCCAGGCCCCGACGCTACTAGGTCACCCCAGGCTACTCCCGTCACCCCGACGCTACCCAGGCCCCCGGCTACTCCCGTCACCCGACGCTACTCCAGGCCCCCAACGCTACTCCCGTCACCCCGACGCTACTCCAGGCCCAGACGCTACTCCCGTCATCCCAACGTCCACCTCCAGGCCCCGACGCTACTCCAGTCACCCGACGCTACTCCAGGCCCCCGACGCTACTCCCGTCACACGCTACTCCAGGCCCCGACGCTATCCCCGTCACCCCGACGGTACTCCCGTCACTACTCCCAGCCCCCGACGCTACTCCCCAACGCTACTCCCACGCTACTCCCGTCAAATTGAGGTACTCCTGTCACCCCGAGGGTACTCCCGGCCCCAGGTGAAACTCCCGGCCCCGACGGTACTCCCGGCCCCGACGCTGTACATCTCCCCCAACGCTACTCTTGACGGCCCCGTCACCCCATTTACTCCCGGCCCCGACGGTAAACTCCCGGCCCCTGGTACTCCCGGTCCCGACGCTACTCCCGTCACCCCGACGCTACTCCCGTCACCCCGACGGTACTCCCGTCACTACTCCCAGCCCCCGACGCTACTCCCCGACGCTACTCCCGGTCCCCACGCTACTCCCGACGCTCCAGGCCCCGACGCTACTCCAGGCCCCCGACGCTACTCCCGTCCCCCGACGCTACTCCAGGCCCCGACGCTACTCCCGTCACCCCGACGCTACTCCAGGCCCCGACGCTACTCCCGTCACCCCGACGTACTCCAGTCACCCCGACGGTACTCCCGGCCCCGACGGTACTCCAGGCCCCCGACGCTACTCCCGTCACCCCGACGGTACTCCCGTCACTACTCCCAGCCCCCGACGCTACTCCCCAACGCTACTCCCCGACGCTACTCCCGTCACCCCGACGGTACTCCCGTCACCCCGACGGTACTCCCGGCCCCCGACGGTACTCCCGGTCCCCGACGCTACTCCCGTCACCCCGACGGTACTCCCGTCACTACTCCCAGCCCCCGACGCTACTCCCCGACGCTACTCCCGGTCCCCGACGCTACTCCCCGACGCTACTCCCGGCCCCCGACGCTACTCCCGGCCCCCGACGCTACTCCCGGCCCCGACGCTACTCCCCGACGCTACTCCCGGTCCCCGACGCTACTCCCGGCCCCCGACACTACTCCCCGACGCTACTCCCGGCCCTCGACGCTACTCCCG CCCCACGCTACTCCACGACACTACTCCCGGCCCCCGACAGGGCACACTACCCCAGGCACCCGACACTACTCCCGGCCCCCGACACGGCACACTATTCCCGGCCCCGGACACTACTCCCGGCCCCCGGACACTACTCCCAGCCCCCGACACGGCACACTACTCCCAGCCCCGACACTACTCCCGGCCCCGACACTACTCCCGGCCCCCGACACGGCACACTACTCCCGGCCCCCCGACACTACTCCCGGCCCCCCGGACACTACTCCCGGCCCCCGACACGGCACACTACTCCCGGCCCCCGACACTACTACCCCGGCCCCGGACACTACTCCCGGCCCCGACACGGCACACTACTCCCAGCCCCCCGACACTACTCCCAGCCCCCGACACTACTCCCGGCTACTCCCGGCCTCCCGACACTACTCctga